The Henckelia pumila isolate YLH828 chromosome 2, ASM3356847v2, whole genome shotgun sequence genome includes a window with the following:
- the LOC140879304 gene encoding uncharacterized protein, translating into MSRARDSENLIPLDLEIESTLRRMRRDRRQHNLALNFESKEELEEENNRTLMDLHRPLVGGYGSSIVRPTVQANTFELKPAIIQMIRMQVRFGGASSEDPNAHLEQFLSICDTFKFNGVTSDAVRLRLFLFSLQEEAIEWLRDFPEGSITTWDGLVEVFMQKYFPPTKVTQLRNEIMSYRQRDGESLNAAWTRFKKMLRVCPIHGLSVGQQVETFYYGVDSSVHSMLDAAANGSLYRKTPAAALEIISNMAESNVGWQDSRREKKVGFLEMDALTEITAKLDGLTHQVSQLQVNKSAQVKQVNQVQGSTEAFEGSASGIPFMPDSFFDGPPVFESNSVNYVGNQGRQQFNPYSFSYNPGWKSHPNFGWKQAENSVDPQCFNLPQQPAQQRPPQQTVRPPQGAGQSMLPGFNPSENKSNPEDMLAKYIVRNEIRWQNHDAMMQRVETQLGQLANQLSSRAPGSLPSDTVKNPKEVNAIFVQQAMTVKTEKREFKAEHTPEQVIPSPRKGKKGKEDDLNSNVDISSLPFPQRARQLNFDHQFKKFLEIFKKLHVNIPFADALAQMPSYAKFLKKILANKRKLTNLNTVTLNEECSAVLLNKLPPKLQDPESFSIPCAIGSMPFDKALCDLGASINLMSYSLAKKLGIGVMEPTTMSLKLADRSIKHPKGIVENVLLKFDEFIFPMDFVVLEMDDDRETPLILGRPFLATVEH; encoded by the coding sequence ATGAGCCGTGCTCGAGATTCTGAAAACCTCATACCACTTGATCTGGAGATTGAAAGCACTCTTCGTCGCATGCGTAGAGATCGAAGGCAGCATAACTTGGctctaaattttgaatctaaagAGGAGCTTGAAGAAGAGAACAACCGCACTCTGATGGACCTTCATCGACCATTAGTTGGAGGATATGGATCCAGCATTGTTCGCCCTACAGTTCAAGCGAACACTTTTGAGCTCAAACCAGCCATCATCCAGATGATACGCATGCAAGTAAGATTTGGAGGGGCGTCTTCTGAGGATCCGAATGCTCATCTGGAGCAATTCTTGTCAATATGTGACACCTTCAAATTTAATGGAGTGACTTCTGATGCTGTTCGGCTGAGGTTATTTCTGTTTTCACTACAAGAAGAAGCGATTGAGTGGCTTCGAGATTTTCCAGAGGGATCGATTACTACTTGGGATGGTCTGGTTGAAGTATTCATGCAAAAGTATTTTCCACCAACCAAAGTTACACAATTGCGGAATGAGATCATGTCTTATAGGCAGAGGGATGGGGAATCATTGAATGCCGCATGGACACGATTTAAAAAGATGCTGAGAGTGTGTCCTATACATGGATTATCAGTGGGCCAACAAGTAGAGACTTTCTACTATGGAGTGGATTCATCTGTCCATTCTATGCTTGATGCAGCTGCCAATGGCAGCCTCTATAGAAAGACTCCTGCAGCAGCACTTGAAATCATTTcaaatatggctgaaagcaatGTTGGTTGGCAAGACAGCAGGAGAGAAAAGAAAGTTGGATTTCTTGAGATGGATGCTTTGACAGAAATTACAGCGAAACTTGATGGACTGACTCATCAAGTATCTCAACTGCAAGTTAATAAATCAGCACAAGTCAAACAAGTGAATCAAGTTCAGGGAAGCACTGAGGCATTTGAAGGATCAGCAAGTGGCATTCCATTTATGCCAGATTCATTTTTTGATGGGCCGCCGGTTTTTGAAAGTAATTCAGTGAATTATGTTGGAAACCAAGGGCGACAACAGTTTAATCCATACAGTTTCTCATACAATCCGGGTTGGAAAAGTCATCCAAATTTTGGGTGGAAACAGGCTGAAAATTCTGTCGATCCTCAATGTTTTAATCTACCTCAGCAGCCTGCACAACAAAGGCCTCCTCAGCAAACAGTTAGACCTCCACAAGGTGCTGGACAGTCTATGCTGCCGGGTTTCAATCCATCTGAGAACAAGTCAAATCCTGAAGATATGCTTGCAAAGTACATTGTTAGGAACGAAATAAGATGGCAGAATCATGATGCCATGATGCAAAGAGTGGAAACCCAATTGGGTCAGTTGGCGAACCAGTTATCTTCCCGGGCTCCAGGCTCACTACCTAGTGACACAGTGAAGAATCCTAAGGAAGTGAATGCCATATTTGTGCAACAAGCTATGACAGTCAAGACAGAGAAGCGAGAATTCAAGGCAGAGCACACACCAGAACAAGTCATTCCCTCTCCACGCaaaggtaagaaaggtaaggaAGACGACTTAAATTCTAATGTAGATATTTCTAGTCTTCCTTTTCCCCAAAGAGCTAGGCAATTAAATTTTGAtcatcaatttaaaaagtttcttgaaattttcaagaaactccaTGTTAACATCCCTTTTGCAGATGCCCTAGCTCAAATGCCAAGTTATGCTAAGTTCTTGAAAAAAATTCTAGCAAATAAGAGGAAGCTGACCAATTTGAACACCGTGACTTTGAATGAGGAATGTTCGGCGGTCCTTCTAAACAAGCTCCCACCAAAACTTCAAGATCCAgagagtttttctataccttgTGCTATCGGTAGTATGCCATTTGATAAGGCTTTATGTGATCTAGGTGCTAGTAtcaatttaatgtcatattcaCTTGCAAAAAAATTGGGTATAGGAGTAATGGAACCTACCACTATGTCCCTAAAGCTTGCTGATAGATCAATTAAACATCCCAAGGGAATAGTGGAGAATGTTTTGCTTAAATTTGATGAATTTATATTTCCTATGGACTTTGTGGTACTTGAAATGGATGATGATCGTGAAACTCCTTTGATATTAGGACGTCCATTCTTGGCAACAGTAGAGCATTAA